The following are encoded together in the Tripterygium wilfordii isolate XIE 37 chromosome 3, ASM1340144v1, whole genome shotgun sequence genome:
- the LOC119994499 gene encoding UPF0161 protein At3g09310 isoform X1 yields the protein MAVVLSLTSLQQYRAVVNPNSKSFKSQLKIPNRSVYSTIQTRRSTILNVLKNRNSDETSTDDDDEVNDLGVKVALSVLKFYKREISPVIPRSCRYVPTCSEYSMEAYKKYGVAKGTILTAWRLCRCNPLGNQSCCGSGFDPPRWFDEEAPSEE from the exons ATGGCGGTTGTTCTCTCATTGACTTCCCTTCAACAATACCGTGCCGTTGTAAACCCTAATTCGAAGAGCTTCAAATCCCAACTCAAAATCCCAAATCGAAGCGTATACTCTACTATTCAAACCCGTCGAAGCACAATCCTTAATGTATTGAAGAACAGAAACTCCGACGAAACCAGTACAGATG atgatgatgaagtgaaTGATTTGGGAGTAAAAGTAGCATTATCTGTGCTGAAATTCTACAAAA GGGAAATCTCGCCTGTAATACCGAGGAGTTGCCGTTATGTTCCTACATGTAGCGAGTATTCGATGGAAGCATACAAGAAATATGGAGTTGCGAAGGGAACAATCTTGACTGCCTGGCGTCTCTGTCGTTGCAATCCTCTTGGTAATCAATCTTGTT GTGGCTCTGGATTTGATCCTCCGCGATGGTTTGATGAGGAAGCTCCATCTGAAGAATGA
- the LOC119994499 gene encoding UPF0161 protein At3g09310 isoform X2, protein MAVVLSLTSLQQYRAVVNPNSKSFKSQLKIPNRSVYSTIQTRRSTILNVLKNRNSDETSTDDDDEVNDLGVKVALSVLKFYKREISPVIPRSCRYVPTCSEYSMEAYKKYGVAKGTILTAWRLCRCNPLGGSGFDPPRWFDEEAPSEE, encoded by the exons ATGGCGGTTGTTCTCTCATTGACTTCCCTTCAACAATACCGTGCCGTTGTAAACCCTAATTCGAAGAGCTTCAAATCCCAACTCAAAATCCCAAATCGAAGCGTATACTCTACTATTCAAACCCGTCGAAGCACAATCCTTAATGTATTGAAGAACAGAAACTCCGACGAAACCAGTACAGATG atgatgatgaagtgaaTGATTTGGGAGTAAAAGTAGCATTATCTGTGCTGAAATTCTACAAAA GGGAAATCTCGCCTGTAATACCGAGGAGTTGCCGTTATGTTCCTACATGTAGCGAGTATTCGATGGAAGCATACAAGAAATATGGAGTTGCGAAGGGAACAATCTTGACTGCCTGGCGTCTCTGTCGTTGCAATCCTCTTG GTGGCTCTGGATTTGATCCTCCGCGATGGTTTGATGAGGAAGCTCCATCTGAAGAATGA
- the LOC119994484 gene encoding scarecrow-like protein 9: MVMDPRLRGFSGYMNGMGLGNQPISVLPNHNLVAGHSFENSLIDHNLRPHCYVPSDDPKPRKRDPYSTGNHEEDIPEDCDFSDTILGYISQILMEEDMEDKTCMFRDSLGLQAAEKSFYDVLGKNYPPSPEPHKQSYVHQNGQIPNDNLYGSYSNGVSNDGAMRTCLVDNNWIKNMGAYSSFQVQSLPVSCISQSSCSSLNSVITSVDGTLDSPSSTLWVPDQNTERQSIWQFKRGVEEARKFLPIGNELFVKLDMNGSLTQVAKGGMSDVALKIEKRDEEEYSPSGSRGRKNPHRDDADLEEVRSNKQAAIYIETTLRSDMFDDVLLCKVGKGLSDWTALRDALKEGASKSLRKHDKPKGSTGGKLRGKKQSGKKDVVDLRTLLIHCAQAVAADDHRSAHDLLRLIRQHSSPIGDGNQRLANCFADGLEARLAGTGSQIYKGLVKKRTPAADILKAYRLYIAACPFRKLSNFTANKTIQNMAENAKKLHIIDFGILYGFQWPTLIQRLSLRPDGPPKIRITGIDFPQPGFRPAEQVEETGRRLAAYAEHFKVPFEYNAIAKKWETIQLEELRIEKDEFLVVNCLYRSKNLLDETVVVDSSRDIFLNFISKINPAIFVHGIINGAYNAPFFVTRFREALFHFSAMFDMLETIVPRVDQERMLLEKEIFGGEALNVIACEGWERVERPETYKQWHVRHLRAGFAQVPLDREIVNKATNRVRSSYHRDFIIDEDSRWMLQGWKGRIVYALSAWKPA; encoded by the coding sequence ATGGTTATGGATCCGCGGTTGAGAGGGTTTTCTGGTTACATGAATGGAATGGGATTAGGAAACCAACCAATATCAGTTCTTCCAAATCATAATCTTGTCGCTGGACACAGCTTCGAAAACAGCCTAATTGATCATAACTTAAGGCCACATTGTTATGTTCCATCTGATGATCCCAAACCGAGGAAGAGAGACCCGTATTCCACTGGCAACCATGAGGAGGATATTCCGGAAGATTGCGATTTTTCTGATACAATTTTGGGTTACATAAGCCAGATTCTTATGGAAGAAGACATGGAGGACAAGACTTGTATGTTTCGAGATTCTTTGGGTCTTCAAGCTGCTGAGAAATCATTCTACGATGTGCTCGGCAAAAACTACCCTCCTTCACCAGAGCCTCATAAGCAGAGTTATGTCCATCAAAATGGCCAAATCCCCAACGATAACTTGTATGGAAGTTATAGCAATGGGGTAAGTAATGACGGTGCCATGAGAACCTGTTTAGTTGACAATAATTGGATTAAGAATATGGGTGCCTATAGTTCCTTTCAAGTGCAGAGTCTTCCTGTTTCTTGCATATCCCAATCGTCTTGTAGCTCTTTGAACAGTGTAATTACTAGTGTGGATGGGACGCTGGATTCTCCGAGCAGTACTCTTTGGGTTCCTGATCAGAATACAGAGCGCCAATCTATATGGCAATTCAAGAGGGGGGTTGAAGAGGCTAGGAAGTTTCTTCCGATTGGTAATGAGTTATTTGTTAAGTTGGATATGAATGGGTCATTAACTCAGGTTGCCAAGGGAGGGATGAGTGATGTGGCATTGAAGATTGAGAAAAGAGACGAGGAAGAGTACTCACCGAGTGGATCGAGGGGAAGGAAGAATCCTCACAGGGATGATGCTGATTTAGAGGAGGTGAGGAGTAACAAGCAGGCAGCAATTTATATAGAAACCACTTTACGATCGGACATGTTTGATGATGTGCTGCTTTGTAAGGTGGGGAAAGGTCTATCTGATTGGACTGCTCTTCGTGATGCTCTCAAGGAAGGAGCTAGTAAAAGTTTACGGAAGCATGACAAGCCAAAGGGATCGACTGGTGGAAAGCTTCGTGGTAAGAAACAAAGTGGGAAGAAGGATGTGGTAGATTTGAGAACGCTACTGATTCATTGTGCACAAGCTGTAGCAGCAGATGATCATAGGAGTGCACATGATTTGCTCAGGCTGATTAGGCAGCATTCTTCTCCAATTGGTGATGGAAATCAGAGATTGGCTAATTGCTTTGCAGATGGCCTTGAGGCACGACTGGCTGGTACAGGTAGCCAGATCTATAAAGGCCTTGTTAAGAAGAGAACACCTGCTGCTGATATCTTGAAAGCTTACCGGCTATATATTGCTGCATGCCCATTCAGGAAGCTCTCTAACTTCACTGCAAACAAGACGATACAGAACATGGCAGAAAATGCAAAGAAACTACATATCATTGATTTTGGCATCCTCTATGGTTTTCAATGGCCCACCCTTATTCAACGGCTCTCATTGAGACCTGATGGACCACCAAAAATAAGGATTACAGGGATTGATTTTCCTCAACCTGGTTTTCGCCCAGCAGAGCAAGTTGAGGAGACCGGACGTCGCTTGGCAGCTTATGCTGAGCATTTCAAAGTGCCATTTGAGTACAATGCCATAGCAAAGAAATGGGAAACGATTCAATTAGAGGAACTCAGGATTGAGAAGGATGAGTTCCTTGTTGTTAATTGTTTGTATAGATCTAAGAACTTGCTTGACGAAACTGTGGTAGTAGACAGTTCAAGAGATATATTCCTCAACTTCATAAGCAAGATTAATCCTGCTATTTTTGTTCATGGCATTATTAATGGTGCCTACAATGCACCCTTCTTTGTTACACGGTTCCGGGAAGCTCTATTTCATTTCTCTGCCATGTTCGATATGCTTGAAACTATAGTACCACGGGTAGACCAAGAGAGGATGCTTCTTGAGAAAGAGATTTTTGGCGGGGAAGCTTTGAATGTTATAGCTTGTGAGGGCTGGGAGAGGGTGGAGAGGCCAGAAACATACAAGCAATGGCACGTCCGTCACTTGAGGGCAGGTTTTGCTCAGGTCCCTTTGGACAGAGAGATTGTAAACAAGGCAACTAACAGAGTGAGGtcaagttaccacagggatttCATAATCGACGAAGATAGCCGATGGATGTTGCAGGGATGGAAGGGCCGTATTGTGTATGCCCTTTCTGCTTGGAAGCCTGCCTAA